The Punica granatum isolate Tunisia-2019 chromosome 4, ASM765513v2, whole genome shotgun sequence genome has a window encoding:
- the LOC116205862 gene encoding homoserine kinase, giving the protein MATTCCHSPFKPTTSIPRSASSSSSPKLLRRPFLVKCSVKPSEPDPVFASVRSFAPATVANLGPGFDFLGCAVDGIGDHVTVRVDPQVHPGEISIADITGPNPTKLSRNPLWNCAGIAAIEVMKMLGIRKVGLSLTLEKGLPLGSGLGSSAASAAAAAVAINEIFGGRLTEEELVLAGLKSEEKVSGYHADNVAPAIMGGFILIRSYEPLELLRLKFPAETELFFVLVSPEFEAPTKKMREALPGEIGMPHHIWNCSQAGALVAAVLSGDLAGLGKALSSDKIVEPRRAPLIPGMEAVKRAAIEAGAFGCTISGAGPTAVAVTDSESHGEAIGKRMVEAFREEGKLAASAVVRQLDRVGARLVSSIAR; this is encoded by the coding sequence ATGGCGACAACTTGCTGCCACTCTCCCTTCAAGCCAACCACCTCCATCCCTCGctccgcctcctcctcctcctcccctaAGTTACTCCGACGCCCCTTCCTTGTCAAATGCTCCGTTAAGCCATCCGAGCCCGATCCCGTCTTCGCCTCTGTCCGCTCCTTTGCCCCCGCCACCGTCGCCAACCTCGGCCCTGGTTTTGACTTCCTTGGCTGCGCCGTTGACGGCATCGGAGACCACGTCACCGTCCGCGTCGACCCCCAGGTCCACCCCGGGGAGATTTCCATTGCAGACATCACCGGCCCCAACCCCACCAAGCTCAGCCGGAACCCCCTCTGGAACTGCGCCGGAATCGCCGCGATCGAGGTCATGAAGATGCTCGGGATCCGCAAGGTCGGCCTGTCGCTGACCCTGGAGAAGGGGCTGCCCCTCGGCAGCGGTCTCGGGTCAAGCGCCGCCAGCGCGGCCGCCGCTGCGGTGGCGATCAACGAGATCTTTGGCGGGAGATTGACCGAGGAGGAGCTGGTCCTCGCGGGGCTCAAGTCGGAGGAGAAGGTCTCAGGGTACCACGCGGACAATGTGGCCCCCGCGATCATGGGAGGCTTCATTCTCATCCGGAGCTACGAGCCGCTGGAGCTCCTCAGGCTCAAATTCCCGGCGGAGACGGAGCTGTTCTTCGTGCTCGTCAGCCCCGAGTTCGAGGCCCCGACCAAGAAGATGCGGGAGGCGCTGCCTGGTGAGATCGGGATGCCCCACCACATCTGGAACTGCAGCCAAGCCGGTGCTCTTGTGGCCGCTGTCCTAAGCGGGGACCTAGCAGGGCTTGGGAAGGCTCTGTCCTCCGATAAGATCGTGGAGCCGAGGCGTGCCCCGCTGATCCCTGGCATGGAGGCAGTAAAGAGGGCGGCCATTGAGGCTGGTGCCTTCGGCTGCACCATCAGCGGGGCAGGCCCCACCGCAGTGGCAGTGACCGACAGCGAGTCACACGGTGAGGCCATTGGGAAGAGGATGGTGGAAGCCTTCAGGGAAGAAGGAAAGTTGGCGGCGAGTGCCGTAGTGAGGCAGCTCGACCGGGTTGGGGCTAGGCTTGTGAGCAGCATTGCTCGGTGA
- the LOC116204703 gene encoding 30S ribosomal protein 3, chloroplastic-like produces MLSMAIQSTVDASSLKSLAFSCANISSKPTIRAFIPAARSSSLSRSQCRLSHRRSSRRELRISAPVAAAADAIVAEAEDTDDSSSKVPLETEKLGVVVKPMAKPRLVLKFIWMEKNIGIALDQMIPGHGAIPLSPYYFWPRKDAWEELKVLLETKPWISQKQMIILLNQATDIINLWQQSGGDLS; encoded by the exons ATGTTATCCATGGCGATACAGTCCACTGTCGACGCCTCTTCACTGAAGTCCTTAGCTTTCTCCTGCGCGAATATCTCCTCGAAGCCCACCATCAGAGCCTTCATCCCCGCTGCTCGTTCGAGCTCGCTGTCCCGTTCCCAGTGCAGACTGAGCCACCGGAGGAGCTCGAGGAGAGAACTCAGAATCTCTGCTCCGGTCGCTGCAGCAGCGGATGCTATCGTGGCAGAAGCGGAGGACACAGACGATTCTTCCTCCAAGGTTCCGCTGGAGACAGAG AAGCTTGGAGTGGTTGTGAAGCCAATGGCGAAACCACGGCTTGTGCTGAAGTTCATCTGGATGGAGAAGAACATCGGGATCGCGCTCGATCAGATGATACCAGGCCATGGAGCGATCCCACTGAGCCCCTACTACTTCTGGCCGAGGAAAGACGCGTGGGAGGAGCTCAAGGTGCTGCTCGAGACCAAGCCCTGGATCTCCCAAAAGCAAATGATCATCCTCCTCAATCAGGCCACCGATATCATCAATCTATGGCAGCAGAGCGGTGGAGACTTGTCGTGA